Sequence from the Kineosporia succinea genome:
CCTTCTGGTCCGGTCGCGGCTCAAGCGGGTTTTGAGGGACGTGTGACGCCCACCTGAGCCAGGGCGGGGCTGAATCTCCTCCAGCGCGTTCGTTGCGAACACTCCTGAAACGCTGACCGGGAAGGACGCCCCACCCATGCACGAGCTGTCCCCGCCGCCCCCACCCCCGCCTCCGGCGGGCACCCGGCGGTCCCGACGGGTCGCGGAGCCCCCGAACGTCTCGCGGCGCAATCTGGTGCTGGCCGGTGGCACGGGAACGGTCGCCGCGGCCGCCACCGCCGCGCTGCTGCTGCGGCCCTCGGGCGGTGACGCCGCCGCTCAGGGACAGGTGAGCCTGACGGGGGCACCGGCTCTGACAGCGGCGCAGCAGAAGGCCAACGCGACCGAGGCGGCCGAGGTGGCCGAGGCGGCGGAGACGACCGGGGCGACCACGTCGTCCTCAAGCACCTCATCGGCACCGAAGGCGACCGCCGCCGCCTGGTCGATGGACTCCGACCTCGACCCGGCGCTGCTGCTGAGCCGGGCCACCTACGGGCACACCACCGCCTCGGCCGCGGAGCTGAAGAAGCTCGGGCCGAAGAAGTGGCTGGAGTGGCAGCTCAAGCCCGCGAAGATCGCCGATCCGGGCGTGAAGGCGGTGGACGCGTACTGGCCGCAGCTGAAGCGCACGATCGCCCAGGTGACCTCGGCCACCGACGACAAGCAGTACTGGATGCCGCTGATGGGCGACCACGTCGGGCGGGCGATCTGGAGCAGGCGGCAGCTGTTCGAGGTGATGGTCGACTTCTGGTCGAACCACCTGAACGTGTTCCCCTCCGACGCGCCCGGTGGCACCTACGAGACCCGGCACGCGTACCAGCGCGACGTGATCCGCAAGAACGCCCTGGGCACGTTCGAGGCGATGCTGCTGGCCAGCGCCTTCCACCCGACGATGCTGGCGTACCTGAACGGCAACGGCTCGACCGGCAAGGAGCCGAACGAGAACTACGCCCGGGAGCTGCTGGAGCTGCACACCGTGGGCGTGGACGCGGGGTACACCGAGCGCGACGTGCAGAAGGGCGCGCTGCTGCTGACGGGATGGAAGCTCACCGACGAGCTGGCCGCGACCTACGTGCCGGCCAACCACTACGTCGGGGCCCTGAAGGTGTTCGGGTTCAGCACGGCCAACTCCTCGGGTTCCGCGGGCAAGGCGGCGCAGCGGGCCTACGTCCGCCATCTGGCGCGGCACCCGAAGACGGCCCAGCACCTGGCCCGGAAGCTGGCGGTGCGGTTCGTGAGTGACAACCCACCGGCTGCTCTGGTCCGGCGGATGGCGGCGGCCTACACCCAGCACGGCACCGCGATCGCGCCGGTGCTGCGAGTGCTGTTCTCGTCGGCGGAGTTCGGGGCCTCGAAGGGCAAGAAGGTGCGCCGCCCGCTGGAGCAGCTGGTGGCCACGGCCCGGGTGCTCGACCTGAAACCCGCGACCGACCCGATCGGCCTGCTCGACCTGGTGCAGATCAGCCGCGGCTGCGGGCACGGGCCGATCAGCTGGCCGCAGCCCAACGGGTACGACGACTCGGCCGCGTCGTACCAGTCGCCCGCCGCGGCGCTGTCGATCTTCAACACCACGTCGGCCTGGCTGCTCGGTGGCGGGGCCCGGCTCAAGAATCCCGGTGTGGTGGGCTTTCTCAAGAACCCGCCGACGACCCGCACCGCCGTGGTCACCGCCGTGGCGCAGAAACTGCTCGGCCGCAAACCGACCACGGGCGAGCGCAAGGCCGTGACCACCCTGCTGGACTCGGCGAAGCTGGGCGGGCGGGCACTGCCCACCACGTTCGGCGCCGGTTCCGGTGAGCAGCGCGAAACCATCTACCTGACAGCGCAACTGCTGCTGTCGTCCCCCGCCCACCTGACCCGTTAGGCGCTCTCTGATCATGGATGTTACGTGTGGATGCCCCGAGAACGCCGGCCTGACGCGGCGCGGCCTGCTGCGCGGTCTCGGTGCGGCCGGGGTCGCGGCGGGTCTGACCACGGCCTCGGGCGTCGAGCTGGCGTTCGGCGCGGCGGCGGGAACCGGCACGCTGGTGGTGCTCTCGCTGCACGGCGGGTTCGACGGCCTGTCGGCGATCGTGCCCAACGGCGACGCGGACTACCTGAAGTCTCGCCCGAACATCGGCGTGCAGGCGTCGGTGACCAAGAAGGTCGACTCGATGTTCGGCCTGCACCCGGCACTGAAGCCGATCTACGGCCTGTGGGACGCCGGTCAGATGGCGGCCGTGCACGCGGTCGGGCAGGACGACCCGAGCCGTTCGCACTTCGCGGCGCAGGAGGCGATGGAGCGCGCGGCACCCGGATCGTCGCTGCGCACCGGCTGGATCGACCGCACGCTGGGCAGTCTCGGCAACCCGGGCGGCCTGACCGGCACCCAGGTCGGCGAGGGCAGCCAGATGCCGACGTCGATGCTCGGCCCCAACCTGAAGTTCGCGGTCAGCTCGATCGCGGGGGTGAAGCTGGAGGGCAGCGGGGCCGAAGTGCCACTGTCAGGCTGGAAGTCGGCGCTGAAGGCGTCGCGGGCGGGCACCCCGGCCACGGTCTGGCAGCCCCTGACCGCGGGGTTCCAGGCGGTGGGCAATCTCAGCGGCCTGGCGCGGGAAGCCGCTGATCCGTCGGCCTACGGCTACCCGGACTCGCCCCTGGGCCGGGCGCTGCACGACGTGGCCCGCCTGATCAAGGCCGACCTGGGGCTGAGCGTGGCCACGGTCGACCAGGGCGACTGGGACATGCACGCGGGTCTGGGCAAGCACGACTCCGGCTGGATGTACCGCCAGCTCACCGAGCTCAGCACGGCCCTGGCCGCGTTCGCCGAGCACCTGGGCACGACCGGCATGGCCAAGACCACCCTGGTCACGCTCAGCGAGTTCGGCCGGCGCATCGACGAGAACGGTTCCGGTGGGCTGGACCACGGCCACGGCAACGCGGTGTTCCTGCTGGGCGGTGGCCTGAAGAAGGGCGTGCACGGCAAATGGCCCGGCCTGGCCGCGAAGGACCGCGTCGACGGTGACCTGGCCGGCACCACCGACTACCGCAGCATCGTGGCCGAGCTGCTGACTGAGCGCTGCGGTGTGAAGTCGACGACCGGTGTCTTCCCCGGCTACAAGCCCGAGCCGGTGGGCCTTTTCGCCTGATCGGACTCCCGCGCCGGTGGCCGTCCGCTCACCCCTGGCCACCGGCGCGGGCCGGCGCGCGACGGGTTGTCTTGCAGCCGGGACACGTTGCGCTCAGTCACTCTCTCTCGGACCGAACAGCATCCAGAGCGCGGTTCCTGCCGTCGCCGACAGAAAGATCGCTGGCGCGAACCAGAAGACCCTGAGACTTATCAGTTCGGCCCGGTATGCGAGAAATGCTCCCAGCACAACGACTGCGTCGATGGCCAGGTGGCCTCCGAGAAGCTTCGCACGGGCGGTCATCCCGTTCGCGCTCATCGATCCCTCCTTCGTGAACCGGTCAAGGAGTCGAGGACGTGACACGTGGATCCGCACGACGCCCCTGACTGTTATCCCGCTGTCAGCAGAGCAGCCTCACCGGCGGGCACTGACCCGGTGCCAGGTCCGTAGGGGCCTATCTCTCGCCCGACCGGCGCCTGAATGCAGCCTGTGAGTGACCTATGACCCGAACGGCCCAGGACCACCGACCCGATTGGCCGACCACAGAGTAACTTGAGCCTCAAGCAG
This genomic interval carries:
- a CDS encoding DUF1800 domain-containing protein, coding for MHELSPPPPPPPPAGTRRSRRVAEPPNVSRRNLVLAGGTGTVAAAATAALLLRPSGGDAAAQGQVSLTGAPALTAAQQKANATEAAEVAEAAETTGATTSSSSTSSAPKATAAAWSMDSDLDPALLLSRATYGHTTASAAELKKLGPKKWLEWQLKPAKIADPGVKAVDAYWPQLKRTIAQVTSATDDKQYWMPLMGDHVGRAIWSRRQLFEVMVDFWSNHLNVFPSDAPGGTYETRHAYQRDVIRKNALGTFEAMLLASAFHPTMLAYLNGNGSTGKEPNENYARELLELHTVGVDAGYTERDVQKGALLLTGWKLTDELAATYVPANHYVGALKVFGFSTANSSGSAGKAAQRAYVRHLARHPKTAQHLARKLAVRFVSDNPPAALVRRMAAAYTQHGTAIAPVLRVLFSSAEFGASKGKKVRRPLEQLVATARVLDLKPATDPIGLLDLVQISRGCGHGPISWPQPNGYDDSAASYQSPAAALSIFNTTSAWLLGGGARLKNPGVVGFLKNPPTTRTAVVTAVAQKLLGRKPTTGERKAVTTLLDSAKLGGRALPTTFGAGSGEQRETIYLTAQLLLSSPAHLTR
- a CDS encoding DUF1501 domain-containing protein, yielding MDVTCGCPENAGLTRRGLLRGLGAAGVAAGLTTASGVELAFGAAAGTGTLVVLSLHGGFDGLSAIVPNGDADYLKSRPNIGVQASVTKKVDSMFGLHPALKPIYGLWDAGQMAAVHAVGQDDPSRSHFAAQEAMERAAPGSSLRTGWIDRTLGSLGNPGGLTGTQVGEGSQMPTSMLGPNLKFAVSSIAGVKLEGSGAEVPLSGWKSALKASRAGTPATVWQPLTAGFQAVGNLSGLAREAADPSAYGYPDSPLGRALHDVARLIKADLGLSVATVDQGDWDMHAGLGKHDSGWMYRQLTELSTALAAFAEHLGTTGMAKTTLVTLSEFGRRIDENGSGGLDHGHGNAVFLLGGGLKKGVHGKWPGLAAKDRVDGDLAGTTDYRSIVAELLTERCGVKSTTGVFPGYKPEPVGLFA